The following are from one region of the Lacinutrix sp. Bg11-31 genome:
- a CDS encoding HAD family hydrolase has product MNKEYQNIKVIGFDADDTLWVNETYFRDAESEFSKLLNRFETENKIDQELFKMEMKNLPVYGYGVKGFVLSMVEMALELSNNTVSNKTIEKILEIGKEMINKPVDLLDGVEVVLKELSKKYRLIVVTKGDLLDQERKLQKSGLLDYFHHIEVLSDKKEDNYSRLLKHLDIKPEHFLMIGNSLKSDILPLVAIGAKAIHIPFHTTWAHEEVTEKDANKKTYKTLNSLLDLPKLLE; this is encoded by the coding sequence TTGAACAAAGAGTACCAAAATATAAAAGTTATAGGTTTTGATGCAGATGATACGCTTTGGGTAAACGAAACTTATTTTCGTGATGCTGAAAGTGAATTTTCAAAATTGCTAAATAGATTTGAAACTGAAAATAAAATAGACCAAGAGCTCTTTAAAATGGAGATGAAAAACCTTCCAGTTTACGGTTATGGTGTTAAAGGTTTTGTTCTATCTATGGTAGAAATGGCATTAGAGTTATCTAATAATACAGTGTCTAATAAAACCATAGAGAAAATATTAGAGATAGGGAAAGAGATGATTAATAAGCCTGTAGACTTGTTAGATGGAGTAGAAGTAGTGCTTAAGGAATTATCGAAAAAATACAGGTTAATTGTAGTAACAAAAGGCGATTTGTTAGACCAAGAACGTAAGCTTCAAAAATCTGGATTGCTTGATTATTTTCATCATATAGAAGTTTTAAGCGATAAAAAAGAAGACAATTATAGTAGGTTACTTAAACATTTAGATATAAAACCTGAACATTTTTTAATGATTGGAAACTCATTAAAATCTGATATTTTACCATTAGTGGCAATAGGAGCAAAGGCAATTCATATTCCATTTCATACCACTTGGGCTCATGAAGAAGTAACAGAAAAAGATGCAAATAAAAAGACCTATAAAACTTTAAATAGTTTATTAGATCTTCCAAAATTATTAGAGTAA
- the kdsB gene encoding 3-deoxy-manno-octulosonate cytidylyltransferase translates to MKIIAMIPARYSASRFPGKLMQDLGGKPVITRTYEATVATQLFDDVVVVTDSDIIFKEIESIGGKVIMSIKEHECGSDRIAEAVEFLDVDVVINVQGDEPFIEVASLKKLIKVFKEDTKKEVDLASLMVHITDDEEIKNPNTVKVIVDQKGFALYFSRSPIPYPRDKEVATKYYKHKGVYAFRKQAILDFYRLPMQILEASEKIECIRYLEYGKRIKMVETNVQGVEIDTPEDLERAKKLWK, encoded by the coding sequence ATGAAAATAATCGCAATGATTCCTGCACGATACAGTGCATCTCGTTTTCCTGGTAAACTCATGCAAGATTTGGGAGGTAAACCTGTTATTACTCGTACTTACGAGGCTACTGTTGCTACCCAATTGTTTGATGATGTGGTTGTGGTAACAGATAGTGATATCATTTTTAAAGAAATTGAAAGCATAGGCGGAAAAGTTATAATGAGTATTAAAGAACACGAATGTGGAAGCGATAGAATTGCCGAAGCTGTAGAGTTTTTAGATGTTGATGTTGTTATTAATGTTCAAGGAGACGAGCCTTTTATAGAGGTCGCTTCGCTTAAAAAACTAATAAAAGTATTTAAGGAAGACACTAAAAAAGAAGTAGATTTAGCGTCTTTAATGGTTCATATTACAGATGATGAAGAGATAAAGAACCCAAATACTGTTAAAGTAATTGTTGACCAAAAAGGCTTTGCTTTATATTTTTCTAGAAGCCCAATTCCGTATCCAAGAGACAAAGAAGTAGCAACAAAATACTATAAGCACAAAGGCGTTTACGCGTTTAGAAAACAAGCAATATTAGACTTCTATCGTTTGCCAATGCAAATATTGGAGGCTTCAGAGAAAATAGAATGTATACGTTATTTAGAGTATGGAAAGCGTATAAAAATGGTGGAGACAAATGTACAAGGTGTAGAAATAGACACACCAGAAGATTTAGAACGCGCTAAGAAGTTGTGGAAATAA
- a CDS encoding DUF4126 domain-containing protein — MTSETIISICLGIGLSASVGFRVFVPLFALSLTAFLGSWELNESWQWIGSLSALIVLGVATVVEIFAYYIPYVDNLLDSVAIPLAAIAGTAVMVSTVADLSPVITWALAIIAGGGTAAAVASTSGVTRLASTVTTGGIANPVVSTVETGTAIVISAVSIVFPIVAIFLVFIILFIIFKLYKKFKSRKE; from the coding sequence ATGACGAGCGAAACAATAATTAGTATTTGCCTAGGCATAGGATTATCTGCATCAGTAGGTTTTCGAGTATTCGTACCGTTGTTTGCATTAAGTCTAACAGCCTTTTTAGGTAGCTGGGAATTAAATGAATCCTGGCAATGGATAGGAAGTTTGTCTGCATTAATAGTTTTAGGTGTTGCTACAGTTGTAGAGATTTTTGCCTACTATATTCCTTATGTAGATAATTTGTTAGATTCGGTAGCCATTCCGCTAGCTGCTATTGCTGGAACTGCAGTAATGGTTTCTACAGTTGCAGATCTAAGTCCAGTAATAACTTGGGCTTTAGCAATAATTGCAGGAGGAGGAACAGCAGCAGCTGTTGCAAGTACTTCTGGAGTAACTAGGTTAGCCTCGACTGTAACAACAGGAGGCATAGCAAATCCTGTAGTTTCTACGGTAGAAACAGGCACAGCAATAGTAATATCTGCTGTTTCTATTGTATTTCCAATAGTTGCTATATTTTTAGTTTTCATTATTTTGTTCATCATATTTAAGCTTTATAAAAAGTTTAAATCTCGTAAGGAATAA